A section of the Oenanthe melanoleuca isolate GR-GAL-2019-014 chromosome 6, OMel1.0, whole genome shotgun sequence genome encodes:
- the LOC130255211 gene encoding uncharacterized protein LOC130255211 — MGPEPEADCSELTDSGCEREQSELGSIHGPVKELLHLQEGSAPGLTYFPGAQEATCHKQGDSTCERAANEDVENGICSSDGRVREPLDPQGTSATGHGHRSILSKLAGECRATPVASREGQCHWQGQGWQVCGCFPMCGRGLVLRSAPAVAGSGSRSCPQGCAALLLQPVPSPLSLAVPTAVSLPVARLLALWLPAEGGANRLRAPPVLPGHWVGMRGPDLVFPKLHFHSALLPVTLAKGTQGTCLHRVKPFFFYVFLTYTLLPILSPLFLPLEVLSELPHSLPAWDFSSSAWWFGDKPNHSIYCVWSASV, encoded by the coding sequence ATGGGTCCGGAGCCAGAGGCTGATTGTTCTGAGCTGACAGATTCTGGCTGTGAGAGGGAGCAGAGTGAATTAGGCTCCATCCATGGGCCTGTGAAGGAGCTCCTGCATCTCCAGGAGGGGTCAGCACCCGGGCTGACATACTTCCCAGGAGCACAAGAAGCCACTTGTCATAAGCAGGGGGACTCCACTTGTGAGCGAGCAGCGAATGAAGATGTGGAGAATGGAATCTGCAGCAGCGATGGCAGAGTGAGGGagcccctggatccccaggGCACATCAGCAACCGGCCATGGGCACAGAAGCATCCTCAGCAAATTGGCGGGTGAGTGCAGGGCCACGCCTGTGGCCTCTAGGGAGGGCCAGTGTCACTGgcaaggacagggctggcaggtgtGTGGCTGTTTCCCGATGTGTGGAAGAGGCCTCGTGCTGCGCTCGgccccagcagtggctggaagCGGCAGCCGCAGCTGCCCCCaaggctgtgcagctctcctgctgcagcctgtccccagcccgctgtccctggctgtccccacagctgtgtccctgcctgtggccagGCTCTTGGCtctctggctgccagctgagggaggagcaaacaggctgagagctcctcctgtgctccccGGCCATTGGGTTGGGATGCGAGGGCCAGACTTGGTTTTTCCTAAACTACACTTTCACTCTGCTCTCCTTCCTGTGACCTTAGCAAAAGGCACACAAGGCACTTGCCTACACAGAgtaaaacctttctttttttatgtctttctcACTTACACCCTACTCCCCATTCTCTCCCCACTCTTCCTACCACTAGAAGTTTTATCTGAATTGCCTCACTCGCTTCCTGCCTGGGATTTCTCCAGCAGTGCTTGGTGGTTTGGAGATAAACCTAATCACAGCATTTATTGTGTGTGGTCTGCCTCAGTGTGA